ACTCTCACCGAGAAGATCTTGCCATGTCCAACACGCCCGCACCGACCGCGTCCGCTGTGATCCGCCGCGAGGACTATACGCCGCCCGCATTCCTGATCGATTCGGTCGCGCTGGAATTCGACCTCGTGCCGTCGCGCACCGTCGTGAAGAACACCATGCGCCTGCGCCGCAACCCCGACGCGCCCGGCCATGCGGCGCGCCTGGAACTGATCGGCGAGCAACTGGAGTTCGTGCGCGCCGCGATCAACGGCGCCGCGCACGCAGATGTCCAGATCAACGAGCACGGTCTGTCGATCGGCGATCTTCCCGGCGACGCGTTCGAACTGACCATTGAAAGCATCTGCAATCCGGAACAGAACACGACGCTCTCCGGACTTTACGTGTCGAGCGGCAACTTCTTCACGCAATGCGAGGCGGAAGGCTTCCGGCGCATCACGTACTTCCTCGACCGTCCGGACGTGATGTCCACCTACACCGTCACGCTGCGCGCCGACAAGGCCGCGTATCCGGTGCTTCTGTCGAACGGCAATCTGATCGAAGAAGGCGATCTGTCCGATGGCCGCCACTTCGCCAAGTGGGAAGACCCGTTCAAGAAGCCGAGCTATCTGTTCGCGCTCGTCGCGGGCAAGCTCGTGGTGCTGGAAGAGCGCATCAAGAGCGGCTCGGGCAAGGAAAAGCTGTTGCAAGTGTGGGTCGAAGAACACGATCTCGACAAGACGCGCCACGCCATGAATTCGCTGATTCACTCGATCCGCTGGGACGAGAAGCGCTTCGGGCTGGAGCTGGATCTTGACCGCTTCATGATCGTCGCGGTGAGCGACTTCAACATGGGCGCGATGGAGAACAAGGGCCTCAACATCTTTAACACGAAGTACGTGCTCGCCAACCCGGAAACGGCAACGGACACGGACTTTTCGAACATCGAGGCCGTGGTCGGCCACGAGTACTTCCATAACTGGACCGGCAACCGCGTGACGTGCCGCGACTGGTTCCAGCTGAGCCTGAAGGAAGGGCTGACGGTGTTCCGCGATCAGGAATTCTCCGCCGACATGGCCGCGGGCGACGCCGATGGCGCGGCGAGCGCCGCCGCCCGCGCAACGAAGCGCATCGAAGACGTGCGCGTGCTGCGGCAAATGCAGTTCGCCGAGGACGCCGGCCCGATGGCGCATCCGGTGCGCCCGGAGAGCTACGTCGAGATCAACAATTTTTACACGATGACCGTCTACGAGAAAGGCTCGGAAGTCGTGCGGATGTATCAGACGCTCTTCGGCCGCGACGGCTTCCGGCGCGGCATGGACCTCTACTTCCAGCGCCACGACGGCCAGGCCGTGACCTGCGACGACTTCCGTCAGGCCATGGCCGACGCCAATCATCGCGACCTCGCGCAGTACGAACGCTGGTACAGCCAGGCGGGCACGCCGCGCGTGAACGTCCGCGCGTTTTACGACGCCGCGAACAAGACATACACGCTGACGCTCACGCAAGGCTACGGCGAGACGTCCGAAGCCGCCCGCGCGACGCAGAAAGGGCCGCTCTTGATTCCGTTCTCGGTCGGTCTGATCGGCGCGAACGGCGCGGATTTGCCGCTGCGTCTGGAAGGCGAAAAAGAGCCGAGCGGCACGACGCGTGTGCTTGAATTCACGGAACGCGAGCAGTCGTTCACGTTCGTCGATGTCGACGAGGCGCCCCTGCCCTCGCTGCTGCGCAATTTTTCGGCGCCGGTGATCGTCGAATTCGATTACACGAATGAACAGCTCGCGTTCCTGCTCGCGCACGACAGCGATCCGTTCAACCGCTGGGAAGCCGGCCAACGCCTGGCCACGCGCGAGTTGCTCGCGCTCGCCGGGCGCGCGGCCAAGGGGGAAACGCTTTCGATTGGCGACGAAGTGATCGCGGCGTTCGCTCAAGTGCTCGACGACACGTCGCTCACGCCCGCCTTCCGTGAACTCGCGCTGATGCTGCCGTCGGAAAGCTATCTGGCGGAGCAAATGAGCGTATCGGACCCTGCCGCCGTGCATGCAGCGCGCGTGTTCCTGAGCCGCCGGCTCGCGACGCAGTTGCGCGACAAGTGGCTCGCCGTCTACGAGGCGAATCAGACGCCGGGCGAGTATCGTCCGACGCCGGAAGACGCCGGCAAGCGCGCGCTCAAAAATCTGGCGCTCGCGTATCTCAGCCAGCTCGACGATCCGAGCGACGCCGTGCGTCTCGCGCAAAAGCAATACGACGACGCGAACAACATGACGGACCGCTCCGCCGCCCTTTCCGCGCTGCTGGCGAGCGCGACGGCAGGCGCCGACGCGAGCGTCGCGGACGCGGCGCTGGCGGACTTCTATCGCCGCTTCGAGAAGGAGGCGCTGGTCATCGACAAGTGGTTCGCGCTTCAGGCGACGCAGCGCGGCGGCGACGAGCGCAAGGTGATCGAGATCGTGCGGCAGCTGATGCAGCATCCGGCGTTCACGCTCAAGAATCCGAACCGCGCGCGTTCGCTGATTTTCAGCTTCTGCAGCGGCAATCCGGCGCAGTTCCACGCCGTCGACGGCTCCGGCTATGCGTTCTGGGCCGAACAGGTGATCGCGCTCGACGCGCTGAATCCGCAAGTCGCGGCGCGGCTCGCGCGCGGACTCGAAATGTGGCGGCGCTTCACGCCGGCGCTGCGCGAGAAGATGCACGCGGCGTTGAGCGAAGTCGCGTCGAAGGCTAAGTCGCGCGACGTGCGCGAAGTCGTGGAGAAGGCGCTGGCCGCGTAAGAGCGTTTCAGCCGTTCGATGGCCGTCGCGCGTTGTTTCGCGCGACGGCCATTCTTGTTTATGGCGGCGACGGCCGGTGCTGTCACATCGGCGAGCAGGATCGAGCGGTTAGAATCGTGAATATTCGTCTAACGCTCACCGGAGCCCAGCATGTCCTCCATTTCCAGCCGTACCACGCTTACGAAGTACCTGATCGAGCAGCAGCGCGAACACCAGAATCTGCCGGCCGACTTGCGTCTTCTGATCGAAGTCGTCGCGCGTGCCTGCAAGCAGATCGGCTATCAGGTGAGCAAAGGCGCGCTCGGCGATGCGCTCGGCTCCGCCGGCAGCGAAAACGTTCAGGGCGAAGTGCAGAAGAAGCTCGATGTGCTCTCGAACGAAATCCTGCTAGAAGCCAATGAATGGGGCGGAAACCTGGCCGCGATGGCCTCGGAAGAAATGGAAAAGATCTTCCCGATTCCGAACCGCTACCCGAAAGGCAACTATCTGCTGACGTTCGATCCGCTCGACGGCTCGTCGAACATCGACGTCAACGTGTCGATCGGCACCATATTCTCGGTGCTGCGCTGCCCGGATGGCGCCGATCCCTCGGAAGCGGCGTTCATGCAGCCGGGAAGCGCGCAGGTGGCTGCGGGCTATGCGGTGTACGGCCCGCAGACGGTGCTCGTGCTGACCGTCGGACATGGCGTCAACTGCTTCACGCTCGACCGCGAGCTCGGCTCGTGGGTGCTGACGCAGCGCGACATGCAGGTGCCGACCGAAACGCGCGAATACGCGATCAACGCGTCGAACAGCCGCCACTGGTACGAGCCGGTGCAGCGTTACGTCAACGAACTGAACGAAGGCAAGGACGGCCCGCGCAAGGAAGACTTCAACATGCGCTGGATTGCGTCAATGGTCGCGGACGTGCATCGCATCCTGAATCGCGGCGGCATCTTCATGTATCCGGCCGACAAGCGCACGCCCGACCGTCCCGGCAAGCTGCGCCTCATGTACGAAGCGAATCCGATGGCGTTCATCGTCGAGCAGGCGGGCGGCGCGGCGACGGACGGCGAACGGCGCATTCTCGATATCGTCCCGACGAGCCTGCATCAGCGCGTGCCGGTGTTCCTCGGCTCGAAGAACGAAGTGGATCGCGTGACCCGCTACCATCAGACAAAGAAAATTTGATTCAGGCTATTGCCAAATCGAGAATGTGGTCGCTATAATCTTGTTTCTCTGATGCCGGAATAGCTCAGACGGTAGAGCAGCGCATTCGTAATGCGAAGGTCGGGGGTTCGATTCCTCTTTCCGGCACCACAAGATTCAGCAGTAATCAAAACCCCGCGTTCATGCAAATGGCGCGGGGTTTTGCTTTTGGTCTTGACCAAGCGCGTCAGGACGTCTCCGCTCTCTCGTGCGTCTTTTTGCAACGCACATCCCCACGATCTCCCGATTCGCATTTCTTGGCGCAATTGCGCACAAGCGTTTCGCATTCGGGCACTCGACTTCGCTAATTCCAGCGTTATGTGCGCTTTCGTACAACGACGCGTCGTTTTCCGCTTCGCACCATGCAGCGTCAACGACGGTTTCCCGGTATCGTTATATCCATAGAGGAAAGGCGAAAAATTCTGCGCGCGGAATCGGCGGCAGCCGCAACGCCAAGCGCGACGGGCCTTTCCGCCGTGCCGACCATTTGGACGACCGCGCAGTTTTTGCTAAAACTGAAGTGCGCGAGCGGAGTCGGAGAGGCGGAAATTACCGGCCGCCGTGCGAACGGTCATACGCTCGACTAAAGCGCTCGATTCACGCTCAAGCTGAAGCCACGCCGATCCGATAACGCATAAACAGAGGAACAGCTAATCGGCTGTTGCGGTCGTTCGTAAAAGGTGCGGCGACCGGATTGGCCAGCAATCGAATGTCGATGTCACCCCGAGGAGAGAACCATGGACGCCAAACCGACGAAAATCCCGACGCCCGACAAGGTGCACTGTCCGGACCCGGAGCCGGTAGCGGTGGAGTTTCTCGCGACTGAACTGCCTGCGCACGTGCGCGCGTTCTTCGACGAGCAGCGCAAGCTGACTTCGGTCAAGTAGGCGGCCGAGCTGAATCATCACGCCGCCGTCGTGAGTTCGACGCCCGGTGCGCGCGGCGCGCACGGACTTCGCTGTCCGGTTCGCAGTCCGCATATGGCAGACGCCAGGACGCGTCACGCCCTGTTCTTCTGAACGGAGTCGGGCGCGCGCCTGGCTTTGTTCGTCCGATCCCCGCCTGCGTTCTCTCGCGCCTGCGCTATGCTGGCGCTTTTGTGCGGACCGCCCAGACGATGCACGCTCGATCGGCCCTTACTTTCCTATCTCGCCTGACCGTCGCTTGCGCGCTGCTGTTCGCGGCCGCCGCGCCCGCGCCTGCGCACGCTGACGGCGACGATACCGCGTTCACCAACCTCATCGCGCTGGTTTCGCAGCGTCTCGCGCTCGCCGAACCGGTCGCGCGCTGGAAGTGGGCGCGCCACGAACCGATCACCGACGCGCCGCGCGAAGCCGCGCTGCTCAAGCAAGTCGAGGAACGAGCGCGCGCCGCGGACCTCGATCCGGAATTCGCGCAGCAGTTCTTTCGCGACCAGATCGACGCAAGCAAGGACGTGCAGAACGCACTGTTCGCGAACTGGCGCGCGTTGCGAGCCGCGCCCGAAGGCTCGCCGCCGGATCTTGCCAGCGACACGCGCCCGAAGTTGGATCGCCTGACGACCGCACTCTTGAGCGCCCTTTCGCGCGTCGAGCCGATGCGTCATGCCGACGATTGCCCGCTTCGCCTCGCCGACAGCGTCGCGCGCTGGAAGCATGTCACGCGCTATGACTCGTCGATGAACGCGCCGCTTGCGCGTGCGCTGTCGCATGTGTGCGCGGGCGGCGTCGGCGCTGTCGGCTGAGGTGACGAGACGGCGGCCGCGAGCGCGTCCTGCCGCAGCGGCGTGACCGCGAGACCGCGCGACAGGCGCTCGCCGAGGATGCGGTAGATCGCCAGATCGAACGACGCAGGCTGGCCGTTCGCGCGCAGTTCGCGGGCTTGCGGCAGCGCGTCTGCGGTACCGAAGTATTGCCAGTTGTCGATGACGTGCCACGCGCGCTGCCCCGTCGCCGCGTCGCGTTCCTCGATCGCAATGGCGCCTGCATAAGGCCACGGCATGCTGCGGGCATCGCCGGCTCGCGATTTCGGCGCACGGTTCAGCGAAGGCCGCAGTGTCGCGATCATCTTCGCTTCGGCGAGCATCGCGCCGATTTCACCGCCAGTCGCTTTCCATTCGACACGACGCACTAGCGCCGCGAGTCGCAAATCCTTCGCCGAGCGGCGCGGCCCCGTGAGATGCGAACGCACGCGCTGACGCAGCCGCACGCTTCGGCCGACGTAGAGCGGTGCGTCGTCGTCGCCGAAAAATGTGTACACGCCGCAGCCCGCCGGAATGCGCTCGATGGTGTCCTCGTCGATCTGCGCCGCGAGCCGGAACCGGCGCGTCACGCGCTCCACATGCGCGCGCAGAATCTCCGGGGCGTGCGCACGATGCAGATGCTGCCAGAACTGCCACAGAAGATCGGCATCGGCGAGCGCGCGGTGGCGCGCCGCGGGCACGAGCGCGTGCCGTTCGACGAGCGCGTCCAGACCGTGCCGCGTTTCCGCCGGATATACCGCGCGCGAGAGCTGAACCGTGCATAGCACGTCCGGCATGAAGCGCATGCCGATGCGTTTGAACTCGCCCTTCAGAAAGCTATGGTCGAAGTGCGCGTTGTGCGCCACGAAGAGCCGCCCGTCCATTCGCTCCAGCAGGCCGGCGGCGAGTTCGGCGAACGTGGGCGCATGGCGCACCATGGCATCGTCGATACCGGTCAACTGCTGGACGAACGCCGGAATGGACCGTTCGGGGTTGACGAGCGATGTCCACTGCGACACGCCGTGCGGCCCGACCTCGACAATCCCGATCTCCGTAATGCGATCGACACCGAACGTCCCGCCTGTCGTTTCCAGATCGACGAAAATCAGCGGAGCGGACGGCAGCGTGAAGTCGGGAGGCGGTGGAAGATGCATCGTGATGGAAGGCAGTGCGGCTAAATCGGGCCGTGCGGTACAGTTTCGGATTGCTCATTCTAACGCACGGGTACTTCGGCACGCCGGCGGCGACGCGAAGCCCGGCTGTATCGGCATTTGCGTGAAAAACTTGAGCGCGTTCGGACGTAAGTAGTATTACCGATTTACGTGACTATTATGGAGCCGCACTAGCGATCCGACTTTTTCGCGCACCTCCCATGGTATGTGCGAGTTTGCAATTCCGGGGAAACCCGGAATCCGGACGTTACCGCTCGAATACTTTTTCGATTTTCGGTGTGGTATGGCTTGCCAGCACCGTCGTCCCGCGCCCTCGCCCGCGCGCCTCTGCGCCCCGTAGCGCCTGCCGCAGCGCCGCGCGACCGCAAAGCGCAGATCAGACCGCATTAATGCGCTTAATAGTCGGGGCAATTAAGCTTTGCGTTCGCCTTTTATTTTATCTGCCAATGGACCCTTATTCTTTTAACCGCTCTCATCCACCCGCGTTACTTGAATGCCGATCTTTTCTCAGCGCAAAGCGTGTTAATCCAATTCTAGGCAGTAAGTGTTAACTCGCCTTGCCCGATTCTCCGCGCGCGCGCATCATCGAATACAGCTAGTCATGTAATGAGAGGAGGTTAAACGATGAACCACTTAACGCGTCTTGCGCAATGGTGCAAATCGTTCGCCAATTCGTCGACTATTCCAGGCGAATCGTCCTTATCTTCCATTGCATTCGAACCAGCATGGCATGGCGATCATTGGCAGAACCTGCTTTCATCGCCGATGGATGCCCGCCGCTACGTGATGGAAGACTGGGCGACGCCGCTGGACGACGACCTCGTGCCGGCTCAAACGACCGACCTGGAAGCGCTCTGACGGCACCGCGCAGGCGGCAAACGGCGAAAAAAAAGCGCGACCGCAAGGCCGCGCTGACAAAGTTTGGAGATCTTTTCCGTCAACGAAAAAGTCTGCTTCGGAAAGCAGAAATGACAGTATAGCCAGCCACGTCGCAACTATTACCCTTACTCGGCGCAAACTTCTGTTTCCGTTTCATCAACAATCGATTTTCAGGGCTTTCCGATTCCCTCGCATTGCAAATGCGTGTCGCACATCCGCAACGCAGTTTATGTTGACACTTAGGTCCTTACGACTTTATTCGGCTTTAAAGCACTGAATATAAAAGAAAAAACGCCCGCTTTCGATCATTGCTGATCGGAGAATGATTTATTGCGGAAACTGGAACGCCCTCGCCTGTAACACCGTCTTTACACTTCGTCTGGTCCGGAAACAGATGCGTCGCTCTGCGCGATACATCGCTCCTCCGATCGTGCCTCTCGCAGCCGGTCGCAGCGAGGTTTCCTCAAAGCCTGGGTTCCTTAGGCCCAAACTGCTCTCGGAGTGACAAAGATGAAAAAGACTCTCATGGTCGCAGCCCTCACGGGCGTCTTCGCAACCGCTGCTCATGCGCAAAGCAGCGTCACGCTGTACGGCCTGATCGATGCGGGCATCACCTACACGAACAACCAGAACGGCCACAGCAACTGGAAGGCGACGAGCGGCTCGGTCAACGGCAGCCGTTGGGGCCTGCGCGGTTCGGAAGACCTGGGCGGCGGCCTGAAGGCGATCTTCACGTTGGAGAACGGCTTCAACATCATGAACGGCACGAACGGCCAGGGTGGTCGTGAGTTCGGCCGTCAAGCATACGTCGGTCTGTCGAGCAACCAGTTCGGCGCCGTCACCCTCGGTCGTCAATACGACTCCGTGGTCGACTTCCTCGGGCCTCTCGCTCTGACGGGTACGCAATACGGCGGCACGCAGTTCGCCCACCCGTTCGATAACGACAACCTCGACAACACGTTCCGCGTCAACAATTCGGTCAAGTACACGAGCGCGAACTACGCTGGCCTGAAGTTCGGCGCGCAGTACGGCTTCTCGAACGCAGCCGGCGGCTTCTCGAACAACCGCGAGTACAGCGCGGGCGTGTCGTACAACTACGGTCCGTTGAACATTGCCGGTGCTTACCTGCAACTGAACAACACGCAGACGACGGGCGCATTGGCAAACGCCGCCGGCGCAGTCGCAGGCGACGCTCCGTTCTCGGCAGGCCGTCAGCGCATCTTCGGCGGCGGCATCAGCTACGCGTTCGGCCCGGCTACCGTCGGTTTCGTGTTCACGCAGACGATGCTCGACAACGCGATCTCGATCAACCCGAACGGCACGCAGAACGGCACGACGGTCAACCTGACCAACGGCCACGTCCGCTTCACGAACTACGAAGTGAACGGCCGTTACAACCTGACGCCGGCTCTGTCGCTCGCAGCGAACTACACGTACACGAACAGCCGCATCGACGGCGTGGCGCCGAAGTGGCACCAGGTCGACCTGCAGACGGCGTATGCGCTGTCGAAGCGCACCGACGTGTACCTGCAAGGCGAGTACCAACACGTTTCGGGCACGGGCGATTCGGGTCTGGGCGCAACGATCAACGGCGTGGGCGTTTCCTCGACGCCGAACCAAGTTTCGGCAACGGTTGGCGTTCGTCACCGCTTCTAAGCCGCAACAGCTGTTCTGCTTGTCAAAAAGCCGCTCTTCGGAGCGGCTTTTTTTCGTCCCTACACAGCGCGACGCCCGCCCTAGCGCGGATACCGGACGTCCAGAATATCGATCTGCTGCACGCCAAGAGGCGTATGCAGCGGCACCGTATCGCCGATTCTCGCCTTCAGGAGCGCACGCGCGACCGGCGAGACCCAGCTTACGTGCCCGCGATCCAGATCCACCTCGTCGACGCCGACGATAGTGACCGTATGCACGATGCCGTCATCGCCGGCGTAGTCCACCGTCGCGCCGAAGAAGACCTGATCGACGTTCTCCTGCTTGCGCGCATCCACCACCTCCGCGAGATCGAGACGCTTGGTGAGAAAGCGGATGCGCCGGTCGATCTCGCGCAGCCGGCGCTTGCCGTAGATGTAGTCGCCGTTTTCCGAGCGATCGCCGTTCGACGCCGCCCACGACACGAGCTTGACCACTTCCGGGCGCTCGTTATCGAGCAATTGCAGAAGTTCGTCGCGCAGCCGCTGATGCCCCGCCGGCGTGATGTAGTTCTTCGCGCCCGCCGGCACATCCGGCTGGGCCAGCTCGAGATCGTCGTCGCTCTCGTCCGATTCTTTGACAAATGCCTTGTTCATGATGCAAAACGATTCCAGATTTCCGCGCATCGCGCGCTGAGTGAGTAGAGGCGTGTACTCGTCAACTTACCACGGCGCGTGCCAGCGTCAGCCATTTTTCGGTCAACGCCTCTTCCTTTTTCAAACAGGCTTGGCTATAATTCCGCTTCTGCGTGCGGCTGTAGCTCAGTTGGATAGAGTACTTGGCTACGAACCAAGGGGTCGTGGGTTCGAATCCTGCCAGCCGCGCCACTTATTCCGGTGTTTTGCCTCGAAGCCGAACATTAGCGCTTAACCAAAAGCGCGTTGAAGTCACAAGCAGTAACGTTAGTACCGTTTCGCGTGCGGCTGTAGCTCAGTTGGATAGAGTACTTGGCTACGAACCAAGGGGTCGTGGGTTCGAATCCTGCCAGCCGCGCCACTTTTAAAGGGCCTTCCATCCGGAGGGCCCTTTTTGTTTTGGCCGCGCCATCGCTATGCTGATCGTCAGGGCCGTGGCGGCGACTTGATATCGCCAATGCGCGCGTTGGGCGCGGGTACGTCCTCCGCCGAATAGAAGGCTGTCGGCTCGCTGATCGCTTCGGCACGCGTGCCGAGCAAGGTCTGCGGATGCCGCAAATAGACGTCCTCGACGCTATCGCCGAACGAATGCCGCACGAACGCACGCAGCAGCGCGATCCGCAACGACGGCCCCTTCGCCTGCACCGGCTCGCCATCCTTGCCGAACGTCGCCGTGCATTCCACTTCGCCGCGCCCGATATCGCTCATTTCCAGCCGGCAGGCGCGCTCCAGCACGACAGACGCCGCTTCCCACGACGTCGACGGCAGAAAGCGCCCGTCCCACGCCTTGCCGCGGTCGTTGCCGCGGATCGAGAGCGTCTCGCCGCTGTCGGTAAAGTGAATTTCCCTGATGAAGTCGTGAAGGCCGCGCGCCACCCAGTAATCGAGCGTGGGGCCTTCGAGGTCGGATGTATTCATACGGCGCTCTCCATGCTTTCGGTCGACTGACAGCCGCATGCACGCCGCGTTCCCGCGCCGGATCAGTAGTCGGCGCGTTCCCGGTCGATGCGCATGCCGCCGTCCTGATTGCGATGATGCGGCTCGTCGCTCGGACGCTCGCGCGCAATGCGCATCACGTCGAGGTTCGTGCGCACGCGACGCATCACGTTCGCAAGATGCACGCGGTCGCTCACCTGAATCACGAAGCGCAGCAGCTTCGCTTCCTGCGAAACGTCCTCGTCCATCGCGATATGAACGATGTTCGCGTCAGCCGACGTGATATCCGCCGCCACGCGCGCGAACACGCCCTTCGTGTTCTTCACGAGCACCTTCACGGCGACGTCGAAGAGACGCCCCGGCTGCGGCGCCCACGCCACGTCGATCCAGCGGCCGGGATCGCGCCGGTGGATGCGCTGCGCGACACGGCATTCGGTCGTGTGGATCGCCATGCCGAGCCCGATGCCGATATAGCCCATGATGTCGTCGCCGGGAATCGGGCGGCAACACGGCGACAGTTGCACCGACATGCCTTCCGTTCCCGTGATGACCACGGGCGGCGCGGTATTGGTGTTGTGGTGCTCGCGATGCGGATGATCCTCGTCGTCCGCGATGCCGTTCATCAACACTTCGATGCGCTTTGCCATGACCGCCGCCACGCGCCGGCCGAGACCGATATCCGCGAAAATTTCCTGGCGCGTCTTGTTGCCGGTCCACTGCACGAGCTTTTCCCAGACCTCCGGCGTCACGTCCGACAGCGCGAGGCCGTAGCCCTTGAGACTTTGATCGACGAGCCGCTCGCCCAGCTGCACGGATTCGTTCAGGCGCATCGTCTTCAGGTAGTGACGGATGGCCGAGCGCGCCTTGCCGGTGCGCACGAACCCGAGCCACGCGGGATTGGGCTTCGAGTACGGGGCGGTGATCACTTCGACGATATCGCCGCTCTTCAGCTCCGTGCGCAGCGGCAGCAGTTCGTTGTTTATCTTCACCGCGACGCACTGATTGCCGAGGTCGCTGTGAATCGAATACGCGAAGTCGAGCGCCGTCGCGCCACGCGGCAGCGGCATGATCTTGGACTTCGGCGTGAACACATAGACCGCGTCCGGGAAAAGATCGATCTTGACGTGTTCGAGGAATTCGCTGGAATCGCCCGCTTCGCTCTGAATGTCGAGCAGCGACTTGAGCCACTGATGCGCGCGCTTCTGTACGTCGTTCAGATCCGCGCCGCCGTTCTTGTAGAGCCAATGCGCCGCGACGCCTGCCTCGGCGATCTCGTGCATCTTGCGCGTGCGAATCTGGAACTCGATGGGCGCGCCGAACGGCCCGACGAGCGTGGTATGCAACGACTGATAGCCGTTGACCTTGGGAATCGCGATGTAATCCTTGAACTTGCCCGGCACGGGCTTGTAGAGCGCATGCAGCGCGCCGATGCACGTATAGCACTCGAGCGCGCTTTCCACGACCACGCGAAAGCCGTACACATCCAGCACTTGCGAGAACGACAACTGCTTGTCGCGCATCTTCTTGTAGATGCTGTAGATGGTCTTTTCGCGGCCGGTCACTTCCGCGCTGATCTTCGCGTCCGCAATCGTGCGCTGCACTGCTTCGAGAATCTTGCCGACCACTTCGCGCCGGTTGCCGCGCGCCGCCTTCACCGCTTTTTCGAGCGTGGCGTAACGGTTCGGATTGAAGTTCGCGAAGCTCAGGTCCTGCAGCTCGCGATACGTGTTGTTGAGGCCGAGCCGATGCGCAATCGGCGCGTAGATATCGAGCGTTTCGCGCGCGACGCGCCGGCGTTTCTCCGGCGGCACCGCGCCCAACGTGCGCATGTTGTGCAGCCGGTCGGCGAGCTTCACCAGAATGACGCGCACGTCGC
This Caballeronia sp. LZ062 DNA region includes the following protein-coding sequences:
- a CDS encoding bifunctional (p)ppGpp synthetase/guanosine-3',5'-bis(diphosphate) 3'-pyrophosphohydrolase, coding for MSQTPLPVSASVDPDIEIDQDSLLDADKPHAARKYIDAVLEQSFRHLFGPTATPEQPRKHDVVSIANLTNALASYISADEIKEVKSAFHFSDEAHLGQYRQSGEPYITHPVAVAEICAGWKLDAQSIMAALLHDVIEDQGVTKTEIAERFGAKVAELVDGLSKLDKMEFRNREEAQAENFRKMLLAMARDVRVILVKLADRLHNMRTLGAVPPEKRRRVARETLDIYAPIAHRLGLNNTYRELQDLSFANFNPNRYATLEKAVKAARGNRREVVGKILEAVQRTIADAKISAEVTGREKTIYSIYKKMRDKQLSFSQVLDVYGFRVVVESALECYTCIGALHALYKPVPGKFKDYIAIPKVNGYQSLHTTLVGPFGAPIEFQIRTRKMHEIAEAGVAAHWLYKNGGADLNDVQKRAHQWLKSLLDIQSEAGDSSEFLEHVKIDLFPDAVYVFTPKSKIMPLPRGATALDFAYSIHSDLGNQCVAVKINNELLPLRTELKSGDIVEVITAPYSKPNPAWLGFVRTGKARSAIRHYLKTMRLNESVQLGERLVDQSLKGYGLALSDVTPEVWEKLVQWTGNKTRQEIFADIGLGRRVAAVMAKRIEVLMNGIADDEDHPHREHHNTNTAPPVVITGTEGMSVQLSPCCRPIPGDDIMGYIGIGLGMAIHTTECRVAQRIHRRDPGRWIDVAWAPQPGRLFDVAVKVLVKNTKGVFARVAADITSADANIVHIAMDEDVSQEAKLLRFVIQVSDRVHLANVMRRVRTNLDVMRIARERPSDEPHHRNQDGGMRIDRERADY